A genomic segment from Halomonas sp. TA22 encodes:
- a CDS encoding histone deacetylase family protein, which produces MITSYITHPRCLDHHMGPEHPESPLRLEAIRARLSLAGILQQTMQSEAKPATDEQLARVHPVRHLQSLGKCVPEQGIVAIDEGDTMMNPHSLEAAKVAAGAVISGVNQVYRHQADNVFCAVRPPGHHAEATDAMGFCFYNNIAVGAAHARAQYGARRIAILDFDVHQCNGTVDIFKDDPEILICTSYQFPFYPWRYLRSESHNVINTPLAAGTDSATFRQAIEEDWLPALHGFKPDLVLVSAGFDAHREDPMAELCLEDEDFYWVTRLAMEIAALYADNRLVSVLEGGYDPIALGRCAEAHVRALLGQPFDDGVS; this is translated from the coding sequence ATGATTACCTCCTACATCACCCATCCACGATGCCTGGATCACCACATGGGGCCCGAGCATCCTGAGAGCCCGCTGCGACTCGAGGCGATCCGGGCCCGGCTGTCGCTGGCCGGCATTCTGCAGCAGACCATGCAGTCCGAGGCGAAGCCCGCCACCGACGAGCAGCTGGCGCGTGTGCATCCCGTGCGTCATCTCCAGTCGCTGGGCAAGTGCGTGCCCGAGCAGGGCATCGTCGCCATCGACGAGGGGGACACCATGATGAACCCGCACAGCTTGGAGGCGGCCAAAGTCGCCGCGGGCGCCGTCATCAGCGGAGTGAACCAGGTCTACCGGCACCAGGCCGACAATGTCTTCTGTGCCGTGCGGCCCCCGGGACACCATGCCGAAGCCACCGATGCCATGGGCTTCTGCTTCTACAACAACATCGCCGTGGGGGCGGCGCACGCACGAGCACAGTACGGTGCCCGCCGCATCGCCATCCTCGACTTCGATGTGCATCAGTGCAATGGCACCGTCGACATCTTCAAGGATGACCCGGAGATCCTGATCTGTACCAGTTATCAATTCCCTTTCTACCCCTGGCGCTATCTACGCAGCGAGAGCCATAACGTCATCAATACGCCGCTTGCGGCGGGTACCGACAGCGCCACCTTTCGCCAGGCCATCGAGGAGGATTGGCTCCCCGCCCTGCACGGCTTCAAGCCGGACCTGGTACTGGTGTCGGCGGGTTTCGACGCCCACCGCGAGGACCCCATGGCCGAGCTCTGCCTCGAGGATGAGGACTTCTATTGGGTCACCCGTCTGGCCATGGAGATCGCCGCCCTCTATGCCGACAATCGCTTGGTATCGGTACTCGAGGGGGGATATGACCCCATCGCACTGGGGCGCTGCGCCGAGGCGCACGTAAGAGCCTTACTTGGTCAGCCGTTCGATGATGGCGTTTCCTGA
- a CDS encoding arsenate reductase family protein, which yields MTNITLYHNPRCSKSRQALVLLEAQTGTVTVHRYLEAPLDYTALSALLQRLEGELRDLVRVGESAWKSLGLNFEDEAAVLAALAREPNLMQRPIADDGKRAIVGRPPQAVLALLDSD from the coding sequence ATGACGAACATCACGCTATATCACAACCCTCGCTGTTCGAAGTCACGCCAGGCACTTGTACTGCTCGAAGCGCAAACCGGCACGGTAACGGTACATCGCTATCTCGAAGCACCCCTCGACTACACGGCATTGAGCGCGTTGTTGCAACGCCTCGAAGGAGAGTTGCGTGACCTCGTTCGCGTTGGCGAAAGCGCTTGGAAGTCCCTCGGACTGAATTTCGAAGATGAAGCAGCGGTGCTTGCCGCCCTTGCCCGTGAACCCAATCTGATGCAACGCCCGATCGCCGATGACGGCAAGCGGGCGATTGTCGGGCGTCCACCACAAGCCGTGCTCGCCCTGCTCGATTCCGACTAA
- a CDS encoding gamma-glutamylcyclotransferase family protein has product MRSTRRALWVLVALALLLAGYLWVTMLSPFTYSRPDHLAEITEGQHEVFVYGTLRYASVRWVVYGRAGDPEEARLPGYRREGLDLAREENAYVEGLLLEVDEQELARLDRYERLGIRYRRELLVLENGNMAWVYLRL; this is encoded by the coding sequence ATGCGTAGCACAAGGCGTGCGTTATGGGTACTGGTAGCGCTGGCACTACTATTGGCCGGCTATCTTTGGGTGACTATGCTCAGCCCTTTCACCTACTCTCGCCCCGATCATCTGGCGGAGATCACGGAAGGTCAGCATGAGGTGTTCGTCTATGGCACGCTGCGCTATGCATCCGTGCGTTGGGTGGTCTATGGTCGAGCGGGCGATCCCGAGGAGGCGCGACTGCCAGGATATCGTCGTGAAGGACTCGATCTGGCGAGGGAAGAGAATGCTTATGTCGAAGGATTGCTGCTCGAAGTGGATGAGCAGGAGTTGGCACGTCTGGATCGCTACGAGCGACTGGGGATACGCTATCGACGCGAGTTGTTAGTGCTTGAAAATGGCAATATGGCGTGGGTTTATCTCAGGCTGTAA
- the wrbA gene encoding NAD(P)H:quinone oxidoreductase has translation MSPTTPYVLILFYSRHGATKTMAEQIAAGVESVSGVDARLRTVPSVSATSQAVEPEIPNEGAIYASLDDLRDCSALALGSPTRFGNMAAPLKHYLDGTSELWVNGALIDKPACAFTSTSSLHGGQEATLLSMLIPLLHHGMLYAGLPYSETELFTTTGGGTPYGASHVAGSRSDQPLDDHERRLCKAQGRRLARLALALTTLRGDR, from the coding sequence ATGAGCCCGACCACTCCTTATGTCCTGATCCTGTTCTACTCGCGCCATGGCGCCACCAAGACCATGGCCGAGCAGATTGCTGCCGGCGTGGAGTCCGTCTCCGGTGTCGATGCGCGGCTGCGCACCGTCCCGTCGGTCTCGGCCACCAGCCAGGCCGTGGAACCGGAGATTCCTAACGAAGGGGCGATCTATGCAAGCCTCGACGATCTGCGCGACTGCAGTGCCCTGGCGTTGGGCAGCCCCACACGCTTCGGCAATATGGCAGCCCCGCTGAAACACTATCTGGACGGTACCAGCGAGTTGTGGGTGAACGGCGCCTTGATCGATAAGCCCGCCTGCGCATTCACCTCAACCTCCAGCTTGCATGGCGGGCAGGAAGCCACCCTGCTCTCCATGCTGATTCCTCTGCTGCACCATGGAATGCTCTACGCAGGCCTGCCCTACAGCGAAACCGAGCTGTTCACCACTACCGGCGGCGGTACACCCTATGGCGCCAGCCATGTCGCCGGCAGCCGCAGCGACCAGCCTCTTGACGACCATGAGCGACGACTCTGCAAGGCCCAGGGGCGCCGCCTGGCACGCCTGGCGCTTGCTCTCACGACGCTGCGTGGGGATCGCTGA
- a CDS encoding formate dehydrogenase accessory sulfurtransferase FdhD, with product MSAISLSRARLPTTLEIEVVDEYGETRRQAIAAERALTLYLNKREIVTLMTLGAEPEALVVGYLRNQGLLNEREDLVAVQVDWEVEAAAVVTRRLPADLEERLGSRTVTTGCGQGTVFGRLLESTGLAPLPATLLRQSVLYRLLNHLGSCNETYRSAGAVHGCALCRQDEVLDFVEDVGRHNAVDTLAGRQWLEQSGTSHADIFYTTGRLTSEMVLKVAQMGIAVLISRSGVTQKGVELAERFGVLLVARAKGRHFQAIGAPHRLELDAIPERRPGDR from the coding sequence ATGTCCGCCATCAGCTTGAGTCGGGCGCGCCTGCCCACCACCCTCGAAATCGAGGTGGTCGATGAGTATGGCGAGACGCGCCGCCAGGCAATTGCCGCCGAACGGGCGCTGACGCTCTATCTCAACAAGCGCGAGATCGTCACCCTGATGACGCTTGGTGCAGAGCCTGAAGCGCTGGTGGTGGGCTACTTGCGCAATCAGGGACTACTTAATGAAAGGGAGGATCTGGTCGCGGTGCAGGTGGACTGGGAGGTGGAAGCCGCTGCGGTGGTGACACGCCGGTTGCCCGCCGATCTCGAGGAGCGACTGGGGAGTCGCACCGTGACCACCGGTTGTGGGCAGGGCACCGTGTTCGGGCGTCTGCTGGAGAGCACCGGGCTTGCGCCGTTGCCCGCGACGCTGCTCAGGCAGTCGGTGCTCTACCGTCTGCTCAATCATCTTGGCAGCTGCAACGAGACCTACCGCAGTGCCGGGGCGGTGCATGGGTGCGCTCTCTGTCGCCAGGATGAAGTGCTCGATTTCGTCGAGGACGTAGGACGCCACAACGCGGTGGACACCCTGGCCGGGCGGCAGTGGCTCGAGCAGAGCGGCACGTCACACGCCGATATCTTCTATACCACCGGTCGCTTGACTTCGGAGATGGTGCTCAAGGTGGCCCAGATGGGCATCGCCGTGCTGATTTCGCGCTCCGGCGTCACCCAGAAAGGGGTGGAGCTCGCCGAACGCTTCGGAGTATTGCTGGTGGCGCGGGCCAAGGGCCGGCATTTCCAGGCCATCGGTGCTCCCCATCGTCTCGAGCTCGATGCGATTCCCGAGCGTCGTCCGGGCGACCGCTGA
- a CDS encoding bifunctional acetate--CoA ligase family protein/GNAT family N-acetyltransferase — protein MGTRFLRHFFEPRTLAVIGASEKPNSLGGLVLRNVQEAGFPGQVWAVNPKGYATVFGQTCVRRVDDLPEVPDLAIICSPVRSVPRLIEQLGNLGVKATLVLTGGSYLDDPAQEGRSIRERMLQAARRSGIRVLGPECMGLIVPGRKLNASYASQPVKPGKVAYLGQSGMLGSAMIDWAAGRGIGFSHLVTLGDSVDVLLPDLIDYINQYAPTQAILLHLEHSHDAQHLMTALREASRHRLVLAIKSGRTPESDISGIAPTPGIANRDVIFDAALARAGVVRVDDSDELFDALETLSRMKPLRGDRLAIVSNGLGPAMLAIDKLIIAGGKLAEFSEVTRRALQRRDVDMTLPGRNPVDLSGNATPEKMVDVLEVVAADPGVDAVLVVHAPTRQAPSKITAEAIVANRKRFKRNLLTSWMGLEEALSARHESNLAGIPTYTSPEKAVKAFMHMVNYQRVQTLLQETPPSLPFATSAEIRARCHGLIDKAREAGRESLTHSEIAQVLAAYGIPTASSQYVTTPEEGASAAIEFSEGMALKVVHENNCMPFRYRRHPHRLSGGLIQDLVTPQQVADAVRRLSEQVHQRQPDIVIHEYCLQGMQRGKNSMQLCAGITRDPVFGPVIVFGIGGYKVNVLADRHVALPPLNMTLANDLVSSTHAAKLIREHSRDPERDFQRICQLLVKLSQMASDLPALKGLELNPVLLNRDGVVAVDFAMDLGTPARHAIMPYPEELREWITLKNGMNVEVRPIRAEDAPLITAFHTQLSEESIRFRYFHHKADLTKRDLSMLAQINYDRQMAFIAEHERDDGSRQMLGVVRVWNDPDNIRTEFSIIIRDDMQGQGLGSLLMNKMIRYCKGVGTLEMFGKVMADNFPMRNLMKHLGFRLRYNMEEQVMDVTLPLNEPTSDWQRLRLESALD, from the coding sequence GTGGGCACGCGATTTCTACGTCACTTCTTCGAGCCCCGCACCCTGGCGGTGATTGGCGCATCGGAAAAGCCCAACTCCCTGGGCGGGCTGGTACTGCGCAATGTGCAGGAGGCGGGGTTCCCCGGCCAAGTATGGGCGGTCAATCCCAAGGGCTATGCCACGGTATTCGGTCAGACGTGCGTCAGGCGCGTCGACGACCTGCCGGAGGTGCCCGATCTGGCGATCATCTGCTCACCGGTGCGAAGCGTGCCCAGGCTGATCGAGCAGCTTGGCAACCTTGGGGTCAAGGCCACCCTGGTGCTGACCGGAGGCTCCTATCTCGATGATCCCGCGCAGGAGGGGCGCTCGATTCGCGAACGCATGCTTCAGGCCGCAAGGCGCAGCGGCATCCGGGTGCTGGGACCGGAGTGCATGGGCTTGATCGTGCCGGGGCGCAAGCTCAATGCCTCCTATGCAAGTCAGCCCGTCAAGCCAGGCAAGGTGGCCTATCTCGGCCAGTCGGGGATGCTCGGCAGTGCCATGATCGACTGGGCAGCGGGCCGGGGCATCGGCTTCTCGCACTTGGTCACGCTGGGCGACAGCGTCGATGTGCTGTTGCCCGACCTGATCGACTATATCAACCAGTACGCGCCGACCCAGGCGATCCTGCTGCACCTCGAACACTCCCACGATGCTCAGCACCTGATGACCGCACTGCGCGAGGCGTCCCGCCATCGCCTGGTGCTGGCGATCAAGAGCGGGCGCACGCCCGAATCGGATATCTCCGGCATTGCGCCCACGCCGGGAATCGCCAATCGCGACGTGATCTTCGATGCGGCGCTGGCTCGCGCCGGAGTGGTACGCGTCGATGACTCGGACGAGCTGTTCGATGCCCTCGAGACGCTGTCGCGGATGAAACCATTGCGCGGCGATCGACTCGCCATCGTCTCCAACGGGCTGGGGCCGGCGATGCTGGCCATCGACAAGCTGATTATCGCGGGGGGCAAGCTTGCCGAGTTTTCCGAGGTGACGCGTCGGGCGCTGCAGCGTCGCGATGTCGACATGACGTTGCCTGGGCGCAATCCCGTCGATCTCAGTGGCAATGCCACGCCGGAGAAGATGGTCGATGTACTGGAGGTGGTGGCCGCGGATCCGGGGGTGGATGCGGTGCTGGTGGTGCATGCACCGACGCGTCAGGCGCCGTCGAAGATCACCGCGGAGGCGATCGTCGCCAATCGCAAGCGCTTCAAGCGCAATCTGCTGACCAGTTGGATGGGGCTGGAGGAGGCGTTGTCGGCACGTCACGAGAGCAACCTGGCCGGTATTCCGACCTACACTTCGCCGGAGAAGGCAGTCAAGGCCTTCATGCACATGGTCAATTACCAGCGCGTGCAGACGCTGCTGCAGGAGACGCCGCCAAGTCTGCCATTTGCCACCTCGGCCGAGATTCGGGCGCGCTGCCATGGTCTGATCGACAAGGCGCGGGAGGCGGGGCGGGAGTCGCTTACCCACTCAGAGATCGCTCAGGTACTGGCAGCATACGGTATCCCCACTGCATCGAGCCAGTACGTGACGACACCCGAGGAGGGGGCCAGCGCAGCGATCGAGTTCAGCGAAGGCATGGCGCTGAAGGTAGTACACGAGAACAATTGCATGCCGTTTCGCTATCGCCGCCACCCTCACCGGCTCTCGGGGGGGCTGATCCAAGATCTCGTCACCCCGCAGCAAGTGGCCGATGCGGTGCGGCGGCTGAGCGAGCAGGTCCACCAAAGGCAGCCGGACATCGTGATCCACGAGTACTGCCTGCAGGGGATGCAGCGCGGCAAGAACTCCATGCAGTTGTGTGCCGGTATCACGCGCGATCCCGTCTTCGGCCCAGTGATCGTGTTCGGTATCGGCGGCTACAAGGTCAACGTACTGGCCGACCGGCACGTCGCACTGCCGCCGCTCAACATGACGCTGGCCAATGACCTGGTGTCGAGTACCCACGCCGCCAAGCTGATACGCGAACACTCCCGCGATCCCGAGCGGGATTTTCAGCGTATCTGTCAGTTGCTGGTCAAGCTTTCCCAGATGGCCTCCGACCTGCCGGCGCTCAAGGGGCTGGAGCTCAATCCGGTGCTGCTCAACCGCGATGGCGTGGTGGCGGTGGACTTCGCCATGGACCTGGGGACGCCTGCCCGTCACGCGATCATGCCCTATCCCGAAGAGCTCAGGGAGTGGATCACGCTCAAGAACGGCATGAACGTCGAGGTACGGCCGATCCGCGCCGAGGACGCGCCGCTGATCACTGCGTTTCATACTCAACTCTCCGAGGAGAGCATTCGATTCAGATACTTTCATCACAAGGCCGATCTCACCAAGCGCGACCTCTCGATGCTGGCGCAGATCAATTACGACCGGCAGATGGCGTTCATTGCCGAGCATGAGCGCGACGATGGCAGCCGACAGATGCTGGGGGTGGTGCGAGTCTGGAATGACCCGGACAATATCCGCACCGAGTTCTCGATCATCATTCGCGACGACATGCAGGGGCAGGGGCTTGGCAGCCTGCTCATGAACAAGATGATCCGCTACTGCAAGGGGGTGGGGACGCTTGAGATGTTCGGCAAGGTAATGGCAGACAATTTCCCCATGCGAAACTTGATGAAACACCTTGGCTTCCGGCTGCGCTACAACATGGAGGAGCAGGTGATGGACGTGACCCTGCCGCTCAACGAGCCGACCAGCGACTGGCAGCGTCTGCGTCTGGAGAGCGCCTTGGACTAG
- the pdxH gene encoding pyridoxamine 5'-phosphate oxidase: MVRDIADIRRDYEGGRLDAATTPASPLPLFQEWLKLAMQDEADATAMTLATVDSQGLPHARIVLLKGCEETGMVFYTNYHSHKGSELANVPHAALVFWWPSQSRQVRIEGRVEQVPAQESDSYFSRRPRGSQLGAWIATQSVEIPDRQWLEERQKRYEQVYSEQDITRPAHWGGYRLVPEMVEFWQGQPDRLHDRIRYQLRDEQWSKFRLSP, from the coding sequence ATGGTACGAGACATCGCTGATATAAGACGCGACTACGAGGGCGGACGTCTCGACGCGGCCACCACCCCCGCTTCGCCGCTTCCCCTGTTTCAGGAGTGGTTGAAGCTTGCGATGCAGGACGAAGCCGACGCCACCGCCATGACTCTGGCGACCGTCGATAGCCAGGGCCTGCCGCACGCACGCATCGTTCTGCTCAAGGGCTGTGAAGAGACCGGGATGGTGTTCTACACCAATTATCACAGCCACAAGGGGAGCGAACTGGCCAATGTGCCGCATGCCGCCCTGGTCTTCTGGTGGCCGTCGCAATCGCGTCAGGTACGTATCGAAGGCAGAGTCGAACAGGTGCCTGCCCAGGAGTCCGACAGTTACTTCTCTCGCCGCCCGCGTGGCAGCCAGCTGGGCGCCTGGATCGCCACTCAGAGCGTGGAGATACCCGACCGGCAGTGGCTCGAGGAGCGACAGAAGCGCTATGAGCAGGTCTATTCGGAACAGGATATCACCCGGCCCGCGCATTGGGGCGGCTATCGCCTAGTGCCGGAGATGGTCGAGTTCTGGCAAGGGCAGCCCGATCGCCTGCACGACCGGATCCGCTACCAGCTGCGCGACGAGCAGTGGTCCAAGTTTCGCCTCTCTCCCTGA
- a CDS encoding DUF934 domain-containing protein has translation MPNDIDAEPQFVLERTKTLIKLGQPEENTWVLSRSEDALPQERPAIVPVSLWLEHGDQSELAPWLASDAELSAELVERLAKAPLIAIDFPTFNDGRGYTLARLLRERFGYQGEVRAIGDVLVDQLYYMSRCGFDALALREDQRLDDALRALGAFSVSYQPGVDINEALFERRLRESNPG, from the coding sequence ATGCCAAATGATATCGACGCCGAGCCGCAATTCGTACTCGAGCGTACCAAGACCTTGATCAAGCTGGGGCAGCCCGAGGAGAACACCTGGGTCCTGTCGAGAAGCGAAGACGCGCTTCCACAGGAACGGCCTGCCATCGTGCCCGTCTCGCTATGGCTTGAGCACGGTGATCAGAGTGAGCTTGCGCCTTGGCTTGCAAGCGACGCCGAACTCTCAGCAGAGCTCGTCGAGCGCCTTGCCAAGGCGCCGCTGATCGCGATCGACTTCCCCACCTTCAACGATGGCCGGGGCTATACGCTGGCGAGGCTGCTAAGAGAGCGTTTTGGGTACCAAGGAGAAGTGCGTGCCATTGGCGATGTGCTGGTCGATCAGCTCTACTACATGAGTCGCTGTGGCTTCGATGCCTTGGCGCTTCGTGAAGATCAGCGACTGGACGATGCCCTGCGCGCCCTGGGTGCCTTCAGCGTCAGCTATCAACCGGGTGTCGATATCAATGAGGCACTTTTCGAGAGACGCCTGCGAGAGTCCAACCCAGGCTGA
- a CDS encoding DUF2069 domain-containing protein: MRQLFEEWETRHGLDRLTERSRQAVLAGYIALLILLTYGGLNVHSVQEGGFTPVLVRVLPLILFLPSIMGRRPRGHAWLAFVSLLYFMQGVMIATLPGQALLGLLEIAASLTLFAGSTCYARFRSRQQRQ; the protein is encoded by the coding sequence ATGCGCCAGCTCTTCGAAGAGTGGGAAACGCGGCATGGCCTGGATCGGCTCACCGAGCGCTCACGACAGGCAGTGCTCGCCGGCTATATCGCACTGCTGATCCTGCTCACGTACGGTGGGCTCAACGTGCATAGCGTTCAGGAGGGAGGCTTCACTCCCGTATTGGTAAGGGTGTTGCCGTTGATCCTGTTTCTGCCTTCGATTATGGGCCGCCGACCGCGGGGCCATGCTTGGCTTGCCTTTGTCAGTCTTCTCTATTTCATGCAGGGGGTGATGATCGCCACACTCCCGGGACAGGCACTGCTCGGCCTGCTCGAGATCGCCGCCTCCCTGACCCTGTTTGCCGGCAGCACGTGCTATGCCCGTTTTCGCAGTCGTCAGCAGCGTCAATAG
- the smrA gene encoding DNA endonuclease SmrA — protein sequence MNQDEVSFRTLVGDVEPVSRGRGRADTGASRRRMPSEAQLARRERAQAMAGEDNFLSDDFVDLIGAHDPIEYRHDGIQTGVLERLRHGGYPPEARLHLLKRPLHECRRELFAFIREAHQHELRSLLIVHGRGRETESPANVLRSYLAKWLCQFEEVQAYSSAQPAHGGLGATYVMLRKSERARARNRERQQKRRG from the coding sequence ATGAATCAGGACGAAGTGAGCTTTCGGACACTGGTGGGAGACGTGGAGCCTGTATCGCGCGGCCGCGGCAGGGCAGACACCGGGGCGAGCCGCCGTCGCATGCCAAGCGAGGCTCAGCTGGCCAGGCGCGAACGCGCTCAGGCGATGGCGGGTGAAGACAATTTTCTCTCCGATGATTTCGTCGATCTCATCGGTGCACACGATCCTATCGAGTACCGTCACGATGGCATTCAGACCGGTGTGCTCGAGCGTTTGCGCCATGGCGGTTACCCTCCCGAAGCGCGCCTGCATCTCCTGAAACGGCCACTGCATGAGTGTCGTCGCGAACTGTTTGCCTTTATCCGTGAAGCTCACCAACATGAGCTTCGCAGTTTGTTGATCGTGCATGGCCGAGGCCGTGAAACCGAGAGCCCGGCGAACGTCCTGCGCTCCTACCTTGCCAAGTGGCTCTGTCAATTCGAGGAGGTGCAGGCGTACTCATCGGCACAGCCCGCGCATGGGGGCCTTGGCGCCACCTACGTGATGCTCAGGAAATCGGAGCGGGCGAGGGCGCGCAACCGTGAGCGCCAGCAGAAACGGCGGGGCTGA
- a CDS encoding helix-turn-helix domain-containing protein yields the protein MSITDQETALRIADGRKPFVEPLRLGERLKEIRLANHWTLEDVSQRTGLARSTLSKIENDQISPTFTAVQKLIGGLGIDLPQLLTAPKAQSRTLGRRDLTLVGEGKRHPTPTYEHELLSWQLAQKRMIPFKTIVRARRFDEFSEWVRHDGEEFLIVLEGEILLYTEFYEPLRLGRGDSIYFDSDMGHALVSVSDEDAVVLSVCTPGDS from the coding sequence ATGAGCATAACCGATCAGGAAACGGCCCTACGTATCGCCGATGGCCGCAAGCCCTTTGTCGAGCCGCTGCGTCTTGGCGAGCGCCTCAAGGAGATCCGCCTGGCCAACCACTGGACGCTGGAGGATGTCAGCCAGCGCACCGGCCTTGCACGCTCCACGCTCTCCAAGATCGAGAACGATCAGATTTCTCCCACCTTCACAGCCGTTCAGAAGCTGATCGGCGGACTGGGTATCGACCTTCCGCAGCTGCTCACCGCACCCAAGGCCCAGAGTCGCACCCTGGGGCGTCGCGACCTGACGCTGGTCGGCGAGGGCAAGCGCCACCCCACGCCTACCTACGAGCATGAGCTGCTCTCTTGGCAACTCGCCCAGAAACGCATGATCCCCTTCAAGACCATCGTTCGGGCGCGCCGCTTCGATGAGTTCAGCGAATGGGTGCGCCACGACGGCGAGGAGTTCCTGATCGTGCTCGAGGGCGAGATCCTGCTCTACACCGAGTTCTACGAGCCATTGCGTCTCGGTCGTGGCGATAGCATCTATTTCGACAGCGACATGGGCCACGCCTTGGTTTCGGTCAGCGATGAGGACGCTGTGGTGCTCTCGGTGTGCACTCCCGGCGATAGCTGA
- a CDS encoding DUF3306 domain-containing protein has product MTRADTPFNRWSLRKRGLDNSDAKPDSHERAGMADDTAEQLPEEHGASAPEPIREAGSRTEEIDAPPPEGSLDHTLPDPDSLGPGADFKGYLVPGVSAALKRRALRRLYTTGNYNVRDGLDDYDLDYSQMGKLSVTASASVRQWGKKALETFEERAHAQPRGDEQSADECPCDAMPSGTSEEDKVSSPRRTAGMSGEESHKNDSST; this is encoded by the coding sequence ATGACGCGCGCCGACACCCCCTTCAACCGTTGGTCGCTGCGCAAGCGCGGGCTCGACAACTCGGATGCCAAGCCTGACTCGCACGAGCGCGCTGGCATGGCTGACGACACCGCCGAGCAGCTGCCTGAAGAACATGGGGCATCAGCGCCGGAGCCGATCCGGGAGGCCGGGAGCAGGACGGAAGAGATCGACGCGCCTCCCCCCGAGGGGAGCCTCGATCACACCCTGCCCGACCCCGACAGCCTCGGTCCCGGAGCCGATTTCAAGGGATATCTGGTGCCGGGCGTCAGCGCCGCGCTCAAGCGCCGAGCACTCAGGCGCCTCTACACCACCGGCAACTACAACGTTCGCGATGGGCTTGACGACTACGACCTTGACTACAGCCAGATGGGCAAGCTTTCGGTCACGGCCAGTGCAAGCGTGCGCCAGTGGGGAAAGAAGGCCCTCGAAACATTCGAGGAGCGGGCGCACGCCCAGCCCCGAGGCGATGAGCAGTCGGCTGACGAATGCCCATGCGATGCGATGCCATCTGGCACAAGCGAGGAAGACAAGGTATCCTCCCCGCGCCGCACGGCCGGGATGTCAGGAGAAGAGTCACACAAGAATGACTCAAGCACCTGA
- a CDS encoding DUF3305 domain-containing protein, with protein MSSASLRHLSLTLAGENKTVNGFTLMQWRIAHFAPGEQGPYVLDLQLYMTERTAYRFNLNSSSPRLFVRCGFTGRAPVPDAITASQDVAAAWMDGEQQVLETPMPMALQVWIEAYLAHHGEGPDPGRKKKRKGAGRAREDQP; from the coding sequence ATGTCGAGTGCCAGTCTTCGCCACTTGAGCCTCACCCTGGCGGGCGAGAACAAGACCGTCAACGGCTTCACGCTGATGCAGTGGCGCATCGCCCACTTCGCCCCTGGCGAACAGGGGCCCTACGTGCTCGATCTGCAGCTCTACATGACCGAGCGCACCGCCTACCGCTTCAACCTCAACTCCTCGAGTCCGCGCCTGTTCGTACGCTGCGGCTTCACCGGACGAGCGCCGGTGCCGGACGCCATTACCGCAAGCCAGGATGTGGCCGCCGCGTGGATGGATGGTGAGCAGCAGGTACTCGAAACGCCCATGCCGATGGCGCTCCAGGTATGGATCGAGGCCTATCTTGCCCATCACGGCGAAGGCCCCGACCCTGGCCGCAAGAAGAAGCGCAAGGGCGCCGGACGCGCGCGTGAGGATCAGCCATGA